Proteins from one Malaya genurostris strain Urasoe2022 chromosome 2, Malgen_1.1, whole genome shotgun sequence genomic window:
- the LOC131430670 gene encoding iron-sulfur protein NUBPL isoform X1, producing the protein MKNLIMQNMSFLKSAVIRGFSKTAIHRFPKPNPRQAELMARSLPKRVPLTGVRDIVVVSSGKGGVGKTTTAVNLAVTLANMGKNVGILDGDIFGPSVPLMMNVTEIPLVDDNNLMLPPVNYGVKCLSMGLLVETGPVVWRGPLVMSAIQRLLKGAVWGPLDILVVDTPPGTGDVHLSLSQHVPISGVLLVSTPQIAALDVTKKGAEMYRTLKVPLIGLVENMSHVVCNKCENRIELSSNSTQDYARKLHVEVLGSIPIEKDVMHCGDSGTPLCLKYPESKFAHVYRSIGQRVIDFLESKQPA; encoded by the exons atgaaaaatttaataatGCAGAACATGAGTTTCCTAAAATCAGCAGTTATTCGGGGATTCTCCAAAACTGCC ATTCATCGTTTCCCAAAACCAAATCCACGCCaggccgaattgatggcacgtAGCTTGCCAAAGCGAGTTCCTCTGACAGGGGTTCGAGATATTGTGGTTGTTTCATCCGGTAAGGGAGGTGTAGGAAAAACTACGACTGCTGTCAATTTAGCTGTTACGCTAGCAAATATGGGAAAAAACGTTGGGATATTGGATGGGGACATATTTGGTCCTTCAGTTCCATTGATGATGAATGTTACAGAGATTCCATTGGTGGATGACAACAATTTGATGCTACCTCCGGTAAACTATGGTGTTAAATG TTTATCCATGGGATTGCTGGTAGAAACTGGACCAGTAGTGTGGCGTGGCCCTTTGGTTATGTCTGCCATTCAAAGATTGCTTAAAGGAGCGGTTTGGGGACCTTTGGACATTCTAGTGGTTGATACACCCCCTGGAACCGGAGACGTTCATTTGTCCCTGAGTCAACATGTACCGATCTCCGGTGTTTTGCTAGTTAGTACtcctcaaattgccgctttggATGTTACAAAAAAAGGAGCGGAAATGTATCGAACATTAAAGGTTCCGTTGATCGGATTAGTAGAAAATATGAGCCATGTCGTGTGCAATAAGTGCGAAAATCGAATCGAACTGTCTTCCAATTCTACTCAAGACTATGCTCGAAAACTTCATGTGGAAGTGCTTGGAAGCATCCCAATTGAAAAGGATGTTATGCACTGTGGAGATTCAGGAACACCACTTTGTTTGAAATATCCAGAGTCGAAATTTGCCCACGTGTATCGTAGCATAGGACAAAGAGTGATAGATTTTTTAGAAAGTAAACAACCAGCTTAA
- the LOC131430671 gene encoding deoxynucleotidyltransferase terminal-interacting protein 2, whose amino-acid sequence MELFTIDTAGTSADTHHSIRKTLLPSYQKILNCSSLSEKAVSKQRVALNLPEESDDEGGDYGGLPPPEQDIFEILQDAGSSNTVGKQKRSDQLSLNFLRNNRLSGTAAVKELAATNVEQHMKAAVITPATEKQQNLTTLSMTERQIKEQNRKERAKTKGANWFNLPAPEITEEVKNELELIRMRSVLDPKHFYKRSEMKTLPKYFQIGKVIASPLDYYNERGTKKTKAKTLVDELLEDAEFQKYNKKKYAEALEKRKKKAYHKAAIKMKKLKKKKK is encoded by the exons ATGGAACTTTTTACGATAGATACCGCTGGAACCAGTGCGGATACTCatcattcaattcgcaaaacatTACTTCCTTCAtaccaaaaaattttgaattgttcGAGTTTATCGGAAAAAGCAGTTTCCAAGCAAAGAGTTGCCTTGAATCTACCCGAGGAAAGTGATGATGAAGGTGGTGACTATGGag gaCTTCCACCTCCGGAACAAGATATTTTTGAGATTCTGCAAGATGCAGGGTCAAGCAACACCGTCGGTAAACAAAAGCGCAGTGATCAGTTGTCTCTCAACTTCTTAAGAAACAACCGTCTCTCGGGTACTGCAGCAGTAAAGGAATTAGCCGCCACCAATGTGGAACAACATATGAAGGCAGCTGTTATCACACCGGCGACAGAAAAGCAACAGAATCTGACCACACTCTCGATGACTGAGCGTCAGATCAAGGAACAGAACAGA AAAGAACGGGCCAAAACAAAAGGTGCAAATTGGTTCAATCTACCCGCTCCAGAGATTACCGAAGAAGTCAAAAATGAATTAGAGCTCATTCGAATGCGGTCTGTTCTGGATCCTAAGCATTTCTACAAACGAAGCGAGATGAAAACTTTACCGAAATATTTTCAG ATTGGCAAAGTAATTGCTTCGCCCCTGGACTACTACAACGAACGTGGAACGAAGAAAACCAAAGCTAAAACTCTCGTTGACGAGCTCCTGGAGGATGCCGAGTTCCAAAAGTATAACAAGAAGAAATATGCCGAAGCGCTTGAAAAACGCAAAAAGAAGGCTTATCACAAAGCTGCaattaaaatgaaaaagttgaagaaaaaaaagaagtga
- the LOC131430670 gene encoding iron-sulfur protein NUBPL isoform X2, translated as MKNLIMQNMSFLKSAVIRGFSKTAIHRFPKPNPRQAELMARSLPKRVPLTGVRDIVVVSSGKGGVGKTTTAVNLAVTLANMGKNVGILDGDIFGPSVPLMMNVTEIPLVDDNNLMLPPVNYGVKCLSMGLLVETGPVVWRGPLVMSAIQRLLKGAVWGPLDILVVDTPPGTGDVHLSLSQHVPISGVLLVSTPQIAALDVTKKGAEMYRTLKVPLIGLVENMSHVVCNKCENRIELSSNSTQDYARKLHVEVLGSIPIEKDVMHCGDSGTPLCLKYPESKFAHVYRSIGQRVIDFLETL; from the exons atgaaaaatttaataatGCAGAACATGAGTTTCCTAAAATCAGCAGTTATTCGGGGATTCTCCAAAACTGCC ATTCATCGTTTCCCAAAACCAAATCCACGCCaggccgaattgatggcacgtAGCTTGCCAAAGCGAGTTCCTCTGACAGGGGTTCGAGATATTGTGGTTGTTTCATCCGGTAAGGGAGGTGTAGGAAAAACTACGACTGCTGTCAATTTAGCTGTTACGCTAGCAAATATGGGAAAAAACGTTGGGATATTGGATGGGGACATATTTGGTCCTTCAGTTCCATTGATGATGAATGTTACAGAGATTCCATTGGTGGATGACAACAATTTGATGCTACCTCCGGTAAACTATGGTGTTAAATG TTTATCCATGGGATTGCTGGTAGAAACTGGACCAGTAGTGTGGCGTGGCCCTTTGGTTATGTCTGCCATTCAAAGATTGCTTAAAGGAGCGGTTTGGGGACCTTTGGACATTCTAGTGGTTGATACACCCCCTGGAACCGGAGACGTTCATTTGTCCCTGAGTCAACATGTACCGATCTCCGGTGTTTTGCTAGTTAGTACtcctcaaattgccgctttggATGTTACAAAAAAAGGAGCGGAAATGTATCGAACATTAAAGGTTCCGTTGATCGGATTAGTAGAAAATATGAGCCATGTCGTGTGCAATAAGTGCGAAAATCGAATCGAACTGTCTTCCAATTCTACTCAAGACTATGCTCGAAAACTTCATGTGGAAGTGCTTGGAAGCATCCCAATTGAAAAGGATGTTATGCACTGTGGAGATTCAGGAACACCACTTTGTTTGAAATATCCAGAGTCGAAATTTGCCCACGTGTATCGTAGCATAGGACAAAGAGTGATAGATTTTTTAGAAA CTTTGTGA